One part of the Pandoraea faecigallinarum genome encodes these proteins:
- a CDS encoding SPOR domain-containing protein, which yields MGLFSFRKKDAEAVSPKRGSRRSGRTGTRTAGGGGEYSEHEQLDPLLPEKQRARRRLVGALALVLAAVIILPMVLAPEPKPAADDIAIQIPGKDTNSPPVRVKPKAAAVTPSDASLDKGEEAVDSSTLAQSAKPAPAAVPPSAPAPAPAPAATVPEPQVAQSRPEHKPEARPEPRKPEQHAEAKPTAKPESHDGAKPPAKPSNNVADPIAQFAQNNTPAKPAAKPADNHDNSQKPASGGKYLVRIGAFSTQDRAQAWLVKLKLVNVPSYMVKSSVDGRELYLLRAGPFPDRNAAEAAGKKIRDAGLTAQVAEAG from the coding sequence ATGGGATTGTTTTCCTTCCGCAAGAAAGACGCCGAAGCCGTTTCCCCGAAGCGCGGTAGCCGCAGGAGCGGCCGCACCGGCACCCGTACGGCGGGAGGAGGGGGCGAGTACAGCGAGCACGAGCAACTCGACCCGCTGCTGCCCGAAAAGCAACGCGCGCGCCGCCGTCTGGTTGGCGCGCTCGCGCTCGTGCTCGCGGCCGTCATCATTTTGCCGATGGTGCTCGCACCCGAGCCGAAGCCGGCCGCCGACGACATTGCCATCCAGATTCCCGGAAAGGACACCAACTCGCCGCCGGTACGCGTGAAGCCGAAAGCCGCGGCAGTGACGCCGTCCGACGCTTCGCTCGACAAGGGCGAAGAGGCCGTCGACAGCAGCACCCTGGCGCAATCGGCCAAGCCTGCCCCTGCTGCCGTGCCGCCTTCAGCGCCGGCACCCGCACCGGCGCCTGCGGCGACCGTGCCGGAACCGCAAGTGGCGCAATCCAGACCCGAACACAAACCGGAAGCCAGGCCCGAGCCCCGGAAGCCCGAGCAGCACGCCGAGGCGAAGCCCACGGCCAAGCCGGAGTCGCATGACGGGGCGAAGCCACCTGCCAAGCCGAGTAACAACGTGGCGGATCCGATCGCACAGTTCGCGCAGAACAACACGCCCGCCAAGCCGGCCGCGAAACCGGCTGACAACCACGACAATTCGCAGAAGCCGGCATCGGGCGGCAAGTATCTGGTGCGCATCGGCGCCTTCTCGACGCAGGACCGCGCACAGGCATGGCTGGTCAAGCTCAAGCTGGTGAACGTGCCGAGCTACATGGTGAAGAGTTCGGTCGATGGCCGTGAGCTTTACCTGCTGCGCGCGGGGCCGTTCCCGGACCGTAACGCCGCGGAAGCCGCCGGCAAGAAGATTCGCGACGCCGGTCTGACGGCGCAGGTCGCCGAGGCAGGCTGA
- the folC gene encoding bifunctional tetrahydrofolate synthase/dihydrofolate synthase, giving the protein MPTYSTLDAWLAHLETAHPVGIDMGLARIGRVKDALGLTFPCPVFTIGGTNGKGSTCAIIEAILLCAGYRVGCHTSPHLISFNERARINGENVDDATLLPHFEAVENARTSFDEPVSLTYFEFTTLAIMHMFATAGLDAVILEVGLGGRLDAVNIVDADCAVITSIDIDHQQYLGDTREAIAIEKAGIFRSGKPAICGDPMPPATLISEAERIGADLWLFGRDFNYQGDKQQWSYGGRQMRRPALAYPALRGANQLLNASAALAALESMRSVLPVSAQDIRLGLASVELPGRFQVLPGRPAVVLDVAHNPHAAAALGHNLDGMGFFPYTYAVFGAMADKDIEGVLRHLVDKVDHWRLCALPTERAASPAALEEKLRAVGFVEDADHSVETFESPENAYAAALEQCGENDRIVVFGSFFTVAGVMSHRKLQRH; this is encoded by the coding sequence ATGCCGACATACTCCACTCTCGACGCCTGGCTCGCCCATCTGGAAACCGCTCATCCCGTGGGCATCGACATGGGCCTCGCGCGCATCGGGCGCGTGAAGGATGCCCTCGGGCTGACATTCCCATGCCCCGTCTTCACGATCGGCGGCACGAACGGCAAGGGCTCGACCTGCGCCATCATCGAAGCGATTCTGCTGTGCGCCGGTTACCGCGTGGGCTGCCACACGTCACCGCATCTGATCTCGTTCAACGAGCGTGCGCGCATCAATGGCGAGAACGTCGACGATGCCACGCTGCTGCCGCACTTCGAAGCCGTCGAAAATGCGCGTACGAGCTTCGACGAGCCGGTCTCGCTGACGTATTTCGAGTTCACCACGCTGGCGATCATGCACATGTTCGCCACGGCAGGTCTCGACGCCGTGATTCTTGAAGTGGGGCTGGGCGGGCGTCTGGACGCCGTGAACATCGTCGACGCCGACTGCGCGGTCATCACGAGCATCGACATCGATCACCAGCAATATCTCGGCGATACGCGCGAGGCGATCGCCATCGAAAAGGCGGGCATCTTCCGTTCGGGTAAGCCGGCCATCTGCGGCGACCCCATGCCGCCGGCCACGCTGATCTCCGAGGCCGAGCGTATCGGCGCCGACCTGTGGTTGTTCGGGCGCGATTTCAACTATCAGGGCGACAAGCAGCAATGGAGCTATGGCGGACGGCAGATGCGCCGCCCGGCGCTGGCCTATCCGGCGCTTCGCGGCGCCAACCAGTTGCTCAACGCGTCGGCGGCACTCGCCGCGCTCGAATCGATGCGTAGCGTGTTGCCGGTCTCGGCACAGGATATTCGCCTGGGGCTCGCGTCGGTCGAGTTGCCGGGGCGTTTTCAGGTGCTGCCGGGGCGTCCGGCCGTGGTGCTCGACGTGGCACACAACCCGCACGCCGCCGCTGCGCTGGGCCACAATCTCGACGGCATGGGCTTCTTTCCGTACACGTATGCCGTGTTCGGGGCGATGGCCGACAAGGACATCGAGGGCGTGCTGCGTCACCTTGTCGACAAGGTCGATCACTGGCGTTTGTGCGCGTTGCCGACCGAGCGCGCCGCGAGTCCGGCAGCGCTCGAAGAGAAGTTGCGGGCCGTGGGTTTCGTCGAAGATGCCGATCATTCGGTCGAAACCTTCGAATCCCCTGAGAATGCCTATGCCGCCGCGCTCGAGCAGTGCGGCGAGAATGATAGAATCGTGGTTTTTGGATCGTTCTTTACGGTAGCGGGTGTGATGTCGCATCGCAAATTGCAGCGGCACTGA
- a CDS encoding phosphoribosylanthranilate isomerase, with product MDKFMKSRTRIKICGLSQPADIDHAVALGVDAIGLVFYPPSPRYVDLGRAADLARRVPSYVSLVGLFVNADADEIARAVEAVPLTALQFHGDETPEQCVALSAAAGNRPFLRAMRIGPETKDSGDLLQFANAYTAAQGILLDALVEGYGGGGKVFDWSLIPKDIARRAVLSGGLNAHNVADAIRRVTPYAVDVSSGVEASRGVKDHARMTAFVQAVNAADADS from the coding sequence ATGGACAAGTTCATGAAATCTCGTACGCGTATCAAGATTTGCGGCCTGTCGCAGCCCGCCGACATCGATCACGCCGTTGCACTGGGCGTCGACGCCATCGGGCTCGTCTTTTACCCGCCCAGCCCCCGTTATGTGGATCTCGGGCGTGCAGCCGACCTGGCGCGCCGTGTGCCTTCCTATGTGAGCCTCGTGGGGCTGTTCGTGAATGCCGATGCAGATGAGATCGCCCGCGCCGTGGAGGCCGTGCCGCTCACCGCCCTGCAGTTCCACGGGGACGAAACCCCCGAGCAATGTGTGGCGTTGTCGGCGGCGGCGGGGAACCGCCCGTTCCTGCGCGCCATGCGTATCGGCCCGGAGACGAAAGACAGTGGCGATTTGCTACAATTCGCCAATGCGTACACCGCCGCGCAAGGCATCCTGCTCGACGCTCTGGTCGAGGGCTACGGCGGTGGAGGAAAGGTTTTCGATTGGTCACTTATTCCAAAAGACATCGCGCGTCGGGCCGTTTTGAGTGGTGGCTTGAACGCACACAACGTTGCTGATGCCATCCGCCGGGTGACGCCTTACGCCGTCGACGTATCGAGCGGTGTGGAGGCGTCGAGGGGCGTGAAGGATCACGCCCGCATGACGGCGTTCGTTCAGGCGGTGAACGCTGCCGACGCCGATAGCTAA
- the truA gene encoding tRNA pseudouridine(38-40) synthase TruA codes for MRIALGIHYDGTAFSGWQSQPHGNTVQQALEAALREFGGVALPTTVAGRTDTGVHGIGQVVHFDTDLDRAMFSWVRGVNAFLPKTVAVQWAQAMPDDFHARFSAFERTYFYVLYANPVRSPLLHGRTGWLHTPLDLDAMRTASRVLVGEHDFSAFRSSECQAKTPVKHLYAVDIEQQGDFFIFRFRASAFLHHMVRNIMGCLVSIGRGRQPASWMTHVLASGDRRQAAPTFMPDGLYLARVGYPDRFDVPEPNWAAWPFPMPWTSS; via the coding sequence ATGCGAATCGCACTCGGTATCCACTACGACGGCACGGCGTTCTCCGGCTGGCAATCGCAGCCCCACGGCAATACCGTGCAGCAGGCGCTCGAAGCCGCACTGCGTGAATTCGGCGGCGTTGCGCTGCCGACAACGGTGGCGGGGCGCACCGATACCGGTGTTCACGGCATTGGGCAGGTCGTGCATTTCGACACCGATCTGGACCGGGCGATGTTCTCGTGGGTACGCGGCGTTAACGCGTTCCTGCCGAAAACCGTCGCCGTGCAGTGGGCTCAGGCGATGCCGGACGACTTCCACGCCCGTTTCTCCGCCTTCGAACGCACGTATTTTTACGTGCTCTACGCGAATCCGGTGCGCTCGCCGCTGCTGCACGGCCGCACAGGCTGGCTGCATACGCCGCTCGATCTCGACGCGATGCGCACGGCGAGCCGGGTGCTCGTGGGCGAGCATGATTTCTCGGCCTTCCGTTCGTCGGAATGTCAGGCCAAAACGCCGGTCAAGCACCTCTACGCCGTCGACATCGAGCAGCAGGGCGACTTCTTCATCTTCCGCTTTCGCGCCAGCGCCTTTTTGCATCATATGGTGCGCAACATCATGGGATGTCTGGTCTCGATCGGCCGGGGGCGTCAGCCGGCGAGCTGGATGACGCACGTGCTCGCGAGCGGCGACCGGCGTCAGGCGGCGCCGACGTTCATGCCGGACGGCCTCTATCTGGCACGGGTGGGGTATCCTGACCGATTCGACGTGCCCGAGCCCAACTGGGCGGCGTGGCCGTTCCCGATGCCATGGACAAGTTCATGA
- the purF gene encoding amidophosphoribosyltransferase, translating to MCGIVGVVSKSPVNQFIYDSLLLLQHRGQDAAGIATTDGQSFYMHKGNGMVRDVFRTRNMRDLPGTVGIGQVRYPTAGSSSAAQAQPFYVNAPYGIVLAHNGNLTNWEQLKDEMFRVDRRHINTTSDSEVLLNVLAHELQESSRDGLSVASLFQAVGKVHGRLRGSYAIVSIISGFGLLAFRDPNGIRPLCIGRFDGPNGTEWMVASESVALEGMGFAFERDVKPGEAIFISNDGKLTSQQCSAVSSMHPCIFELVYLARPDSVLDGVPVYDARLRMGDYLAEKISREIVNYKDIDVVMPIPDSSRPAAMQVAKRLGLNYREGFFKNRYVGRTFIMPGQAMRKKSVRQKLNAMRVEFKDKNVLIVDDSIVRGTTSQEIVQMARDAGARKVIFASAAPPVKFPNVYGIDMPTRSELVAHDRSDEEVARIIGADELIYQDVEDMKAAVRDINPALSDFDASCFDGHYITGDVTPEYLNRLEQQRKAPKAPVVESGEGDENEPRGVQLGL from the coding sequence ATGTGTGGCATCGTCGGTGTAGTCTCCAAATCTCCGGTCAACCAATTCATCTACGATAGCCTGCTGCTCTTGCAGCACCGCGGCCAGGACGCCGCCGGTATCGCGACGACGGATGGCCAGTCCTTCTACATGCACAAGGGCAACGGCATGGTGCGCGACGTGTTCCGCACGCGCAATATGCGTGACTTGCCGGGCACTGTGGGCATTGGCCAGGTGCGCTACCCGACGGCAGGTTCGTCGAGCGCCGCTCAGGCGCAGCCGTTCTACGTGAACGCTCCGTACGGCATCGTGCTTGCCCACAACGGCAACCTGACGAACTGGGAACAGCTCAAGGACGAGATGTTCCGCGTCGACCGCCGTCACATCAACACGACCTCCGATTCCGAAGTCCTGCTCAACGTGCTCGCCCACGAGTTGCAGGAAAGCTCGCGCGACGGTCTGTCCGTCGCGTCGCTGTTCCAGGCGGTGGGCAAGGTGCATGGCCGTCTGCGCGGCTCGTACGCCATCGTCTCGATCATTTCCGGCTTCGGTCTGCTCGCGTTTCGCGATCCGAACGGCATCCGTCCGCTGTGTATCGGCCGTTTCGACGGCCCGAACGGCACGGAGTGGATGGTGGCGTCCGAATCGGTGGCGCTCGAAGGCATGGGCTTCGCGTTCGAGCGCGACGTCAAGCCGGGCGAGGCGATCTTCATCAGCAACGACGGCAAACTGACCTCGCAGCAATGCTCGGCGGTGTCTTCGATGCATCCGTGCATTTTCGAACTCGTGTACCTGGCGCGTCCGGATTCGGTACTCGACGGTGTGCCGGTCTACGACGCCCGCCTGCGCATGGGGGATTACCTCGCCGAGAAGATCAGCCGCGAGATCGTCAACTACAAGGACATCGACGTCGTCATGCCGATTCCGGACTCCAGCCGTCCGGCGGCCATGCAGGTGGCGAAGCGTCTGGGCCTGAACTACCGCGAAGGCTTCTTCAAGAACCGCTACGTCGGCCGTACCTTCATCATGCCCGGCCAGGCGATGCGCAAGAAGTCGGTGCGCCAGAAGCTCAACGCCATGCGTGTCGAGTTCAAGGACAAGAATGTGCTGATCGTGGACGATTCGATCGTGCGCGGTACGACCAGCCAGGAAATCGTGCAGATGGCGCGTGACGCCGGTGCCCGCAAGGTGATCTTCGCCTCGGCGGCGCCGCCGGTGAAATTCCCGAACGTGTACGGCATCGACATGCCGACACGCAGCGAACTGGTGGCGCATGACCGCAGCGACGAGGAAGTCGCGCGCATCATCGGCGCCGACGAACTGATTTATCAGGACGTCGAAGACATGAAGGCGGCGGTGCGCGACATCAATCCGGCGCTGTCGGACTTCGACGCGTCATGCTTCGACGGCCACTACATCACCGGCGACGTGACGCCCGAGTACCTGAACCGCCTGGAGCAGCAGCGCAAGGCGCCGAAGGCGCCGGTCGTGGAATCCGGCGAAGGCGATGAAAACGAGCCACGCGGTGTGCAACTGGGGCTTTGA
- the trpA gene encoding tryptophan synthase subunit alpha — MSRIQATFQALQAQGKKGLIPFITAGDPEPGWTVKLMHALADHGADVIELGVPFSDPMADGPVIQRASERALARGVSLAEVLGYVATFRQTNDRTPVVLMGYANPIEAMGLDAFAERAAKAGVDGVLVVDYPPEEADGFAGAVRAHGIDPIFLLAPTSTDARIAAVARQASGYLYYVSLKGVTGAASLDTASVAAKIPQIKAQARLPVGVGFGIRDAETARAVANVADAVVIGSAIVQLLENTPRDLEGQNAVKSLAEFIGGIRQALDSGAKSA, encoded by the coding sequence ATGTCCCGCATTCAAGCCACGTTCCAAGCCTTGCAAGCGCAGGGTAAAAAGGGCCTCATTCCGTTCATTACCGCCGGCGATCCCGAGCCGGGCTGGACGGTCAAGCTGATGCACGCACTGGCAGACCATGGCGCCGACGTCATCGAGCTTGGCGTGCCGTTCTCGGACCCGATGGCCGACGGTCCCGTCATTCAACGCGCCTCCGAGCGTGCCCTGGCGCGCGGCGTGAGTCTGGCCGAAGTGCTCGGCTACGTGGCCACCTTCCGTCAGACGAACGACCGCACGCCTGTCGTGCTCATGGGGTACGCCAACCCGATCGAGGCCATGGGGCTCGATGCCTTCGCCGAGCGGGCCGCCAAGGCCGGTGTGGACGGCGTGCTGGTCGTCGATTACCCCCCGGAGGAGGCCGACGGCTTCGCCGGTGCGGTGCGCGCACACGGCATCGATCCGATCTTCCTGCTCGCGCCGACCTCGACGGACGCCCGGATTGCGGCAGTGGCGCGTCAGGCGAGCGGTTACCTGTATTACGTCTCGCTCAAGGGTGTGACGGGCGCGGCCAGCCTCGATACGGCCAGCGTGGCCGCGAAGATTCCCCAGATCAAGGCGCAGGCCCGCCTGCCGGTCGGTGTCGGCTTCGGGATTCGCGACGCCGAGACGGCCCGCGCGGTGGCCAATGTGGCCGACGCGGTGGTGATCGGCAGCGCCATCGTGCAGTTGCTGGAAAACACGCCACGTGATCTGGAGGGGCAGAACGCGGTAAAATCGCTGGCTGAATTTATTGGCGGTATCCGTCAGGCGCTCGACTCGGGCGCCAAATCGGCGTAA
- a CDS encoding DNA-methyltransferase, whose amino-acid sequence MEAAGELRARWAPGDITLRHADFLQHLHELEDGSVDLILADPPYGLGKDYGNDSDKRSGEDFLGWTYGWLEAAIPKLAPRGSLYLFCTWQYAPELFVFLKQRMLMINEIIWDRRVPSMGGSTRRFSSVHDNIGFFAVSKDYYFDLDAVRVPYDAATKKARSRRIFEGSKWLELGYNPKDLWSISRLHRQDPERVDHPTQKPLHIIERMVLASCPPGGLVLDPFMGSGTTAVACALHGRRFVGYELNAHYHALANQRLQRLSDHVPHSSHVPSLASAG is encoded by the coding sequence ATGGAAGCGGCCGGAGAACTGCGCGCGCGTTGGGCGCCGGGCGACATCACGTTGCGTCATGCGGACTTCCTGCAACATTTGCACGAACTGGAAGACGGCAGCGTCGACCTGATCCTTGCCGATCCGCCTTACGGCCTCGGCAAGGATTACGGCAACGATTCCGACAAACGTTCCGGCGAGGACTTTCTCGGCTGGACGTATGGCTGGCTCGAAGCAGCAATTCCGAAGCTCGCGCCGCGCGGCTCGCTCTACCTGTTCTGCACGTGGCAGTACGCCCCGGAACTGTTCGTGTTCCTCAAGCAGCGCATGCTGATGATCAACGAGATCATCTGGGATCGCCGAGTGCCCAGCATGGGCGGCAGTACGCGGCGGTTCTCGTCGGTGCACGACAACATCGGCTTTTTCGCGGTCTCGAAGGACTATTACTTCGACCTCGACGCCGTGCGCGTGCCCTACGATGCCGCGACGAAGAAAGCGCGCTCGCGCCGTATCTTCGAAGGCAGCAAGTGGCTGGAGCTGGGTTACAACCCCAAGGATCTGTGGTCGATCTCGCGATTGCACCGGCAAGACCCCGAACGCGTCGATCATCCGACGCAGAAACCGCTGCATATCATCGAGCGCATGGTGCTGGCCAGTTGCCCGCCCGGCGGTCTCGTGCTCGACCCGTTCATGGGCAGCGGCACGACCGCCGTGGCCTGCGCGCTGCATGGCCGGCGTTTCGTCGGCTATGAACTGAACGCGCACTACCACGCGCTCGCCAACCAACGACTTCAGAGACTTTCCGATCATGTCCCGCATTCAAGCCACGTTCCAAGCCTTGCAAGCGCAGGGTAA
- a CDS encoding CvpA family protein, with translation MGDTVHGGLLTVVDYAAIAILLGSMLLGMLRGLVRELFNLVGWVVAFFVARAFGPSVAHWLPADLPGGELTQGALGFLLVLVAVVFGAGIVSALVGRMTDLIGLRPADRGLGMLFGIVRGVLLLMLLMVAAKLTALPQQPVWQQSVTRPWVEAGLERLMPYLPEAVRHYLRKPETAVPNVNPMGTTLPLPQLEPYRGSPDSGGHSGVPRDGAQRSSGSHGDAIGGATSGMAGAAVSEVVSEGANDVRNAANMANTANTATKAVSARLSNLMGGGALRDTNGTGLGAQAAGEGVGVSQQGWGMRSGGPGGSPTPSTGLHKVSE, from the coding sequence TTGGGCGATACGGTGCATGGCGGTCTGCTGACCGTGGTCGACTACGCGGCCATCGCCATCCTGCTCGGATCGATGTTGCTGGGCATGCTGCGCGGGCTGGTGCGTGAACTGTTCAATCTGGTGGGCTGGGTGGTGGCGTTCTTCGTGGCGCGTGCGTTCGGCCCGAGCGTGGCACACTGGTTGCCCGCCGACCTGCCCGGTGGCGAACTGACGCAGGGCGCGCTGGGTTTCCTGCTGGTGCTGGTGGCCGTGGTGTTCGGTGCCGGTATCGTCAGCGCGCTGGTGGGGCGTATGACCGATCTGATCGGGTTGCGTCCGGCCGATCGCGGGCTCGGTATGCTGTTCGGCATCGTTCGCGGCGTTCTGCTCTTGATGTTATTGATGGTCGCCGCCAAGTTAACGGCGTTGCCGCAACAGCCCGTGTGGCAGCAGTCGGTGACGCGCCCGTGGGTAGAGGCGGGGCTCGAGCGCCTGATGCCGTATCTGCCCGAGGCAGTGCGGCATTACCTGCGCAAGCCCGAGACCGCTGTGCCCAACGTCAACCCGATGGGGACAACCCTTCCCTTGCCACAATTGGAACCCTACCGCGGGTCGCCGGACTCGGGCGGGCACAGTGGTGTGCCGCGCGACGGCGCGCAACGTTCCTCGGGCAGTCACGGCGATGCCATCGGCGGTGCCACGAGCGGCATGGCCGGGGCGGCGGTGAGCGAAGTGGTGAGCGAAGGGGCGAACGACGTCCGGAATGCGGCGAACATGGCGAATACCGCGAATACCGCAACGAAGGCCGTATCGGCGCGCTTGTCGAACCTGATGGGGGGTGGCGCGCTGCGCGACACCAACGGCACGGGGCTGGGGGCGCAGGCGGCAGGTGAGGGAGTGGGTGTCTCGCAGCAGGGATGGGGAATGCGCAGCGGCGGACCGGGCGGTTCGCCCACCCCATCGACCGGCCTGCACAAGGTTTCCGAATGA
- the trpB gene encoding tryptophan synthase subunit beta produces MYDLPDAHGHFGQYGGVFVAETLIHALDELREAYARYQQDPAFLEEFHYELKHYVGRPSPIYHARRWSQELGGAQVYLKREDLNHTGAHKVNNVIGQALLARRMGKRRVIAETGAGQHGVATATIAARFGMECVVYMGSEDVKRQAANVYRMQLLGATVVPVESGSKTLKDALNEAMRDWVTNVENTFYIIGTVAGPHPYPMLVRDFQSVIGEECKVQMPELAGRQPDYVLACVGGGSNAMGIFYPYIDVPDVKLVGVEAAGDGIETGRHAASIIGGTPGVLHGNRTYLLQDANGQITETHSISAGLDYPGVGPEHAWLHDIKRAEYVGITDTEALRAFHDCCRIEGIIPALESSHALAYACKLAPTLPKEQIVLVNLSGRGDKDMHTVMALARPAPTAA; encoded by the coding sequence ATGTACGATTTGCCTGACGCCCACGGCCATTTCGGCCAGTACGGCGGTGTCTTTGTGGCCGAGACGCTGATTCACGCGCTCGACGAACTGCGCGAGGCTTATGCCAGATATCAGCAGGATCCGGCCTTCCTCGAAGAATTCCATTACGAACTGAAGCACTACGTCGGCCGTCCGTCGCCGATCTATCACGCCAGGCGCTGGAGCCAGGAACTGGGCGGCGCGCAGGTGTACCTCAAGCGCGAAGACCTGAACCATACGGGCGCGCACAAGGTGAACAACGTGATCGGTCAGGCGCTGCTCGCGCGTCGCATGGGCAAGCGCCGTGTGATCGCCGAGACCGGCGCCGGCCAGCACGGCGTGGCGACGGCGACGATCGCAGCGCGCTTCGGCATGGAGTGCGTGGTGTACATGGGCTCGGAAGACGTCAAGCGTCAGGCCGCCAACGTGTACCGCATGCAACTGCTCGGCGCGACCGTCGTGCCGGTGGAATCCGGTTCGAAGACGCTCAAGGACGCCCTCAACGAAGCCATGCGCGACTGGGTGACGAACGTCGAAAACACGTTCTACATCATCGGCACCGTGGCCGGCCCGCATCCGTATCCGATGCTCGTGCGCGACTTCCAGAGCGTGATTGGCGAAGAGTGCAAGGTCCAGATGCCCGAACTAGCCGGCCGTCAGCCCGATTACGTGCTGGCCTGCGTGGGCGGCGGTTCGAACGCGATGGGTATTTTCTACCCGTACATCGACGTGCCGGACGTGAAGCTCGTGGGCGTGGAAGCGGCGGGCGACGGCATCGAAACCGGCCGCCACGCGGCGTCCATCATCGGCGGCACGCCCGGCGTGCTGCACGGCAACCGGACTTATCTGCTGCAAGACGCCAACGGTCAGATCACCGAGACGCATTCGATCTCGGCCGGCCTGGACTATCCGGGTGTCGGCCCGGAGCACGCATGGCTGCACGACATCAAGCGTGCCGAGTATGTGGGCATTACCGATACGGAAGCGTTGCGGGCCTTTCACGACTGCTGCCGGATCGAGGGCATCATCCCCGCACTGGAGTCGAGCCACGCGCTCGCTTATGCGTGCAAGCTGGCGCCGACCTTGCCGAAGGAACAGATCGTGCTGGTCAATCTCTCGGGACGCGGCGACAAGGATATGCACACCGTGATGGCGCTGGCCAGGCCGGCGCCCACGGCCGCATAA
- the accD gene encoding acetyl-CoA carboxylase, carboxyltransferase subunit beta — protein MSWLDKLLPPKIKQTDPTQRNKSIPEGLWIKCPSCEAVLYRADVEANLHVCPKCDHHMRIGARARLDSLLDAEGRYELGQEIVPVDALKFKDSRKYPDRIKEAMDDTGETDAMVVMGGAIHTLPVVVACFEFSFMGGSMGSVVGERFVRGAQNALEQGVPFICVTASGGARMQESLLSLMQMAKTTAMLTKLANAKLPFISVLTDPTMGGVSASFAFLGDVVIAEPKALIGFAGPRVIEQTVREKLPEGFQRSEFLLQKGAIDMIVDRRKLREEIARLIALMQCQPADAVA, from the coding sequence ATGAGCTGGCTCGACAAGCTGCTGCCCCCGAAGATCAAGCAAACCGATCCGACGCAGCGCAACAAGAGCATCCCGGAAGGGCTGTGGATCAAGTGCCCGTCGTGCGAGGCCGTGCTGTATCGCGCCGACGTGGAAGCGAATCTGCACGTTTGCCCGAAGTGCGACCATCACATGCGAATCGGTGCGCGCGCGCGTCTCGACTCGCTGCTCGATGCCGAAGGCCGTTACGAACTCGGTCAGGAAATCGTGCCGGTCGACGCCCTGAAGTTCAAGGACAGCCGCAAGTATCCGGACCGCATCAAGGAAGCCATGGACGACACGGGCGAGACCGACGCCATGGTGGTGATGGGCGGCGCGATTCACACGTTGCCGGTCGTGGTGGCCTGCTTCGAGTTCTCGTTCATGGGCGGCTCGATGGGCTCGGTGGTCGGCGAGCGCTTCGTGCGCGGCGCACAGAACGCATTGGAGCAGGGCGTGCCGTTCATCTGCGTGACCGCTTCAGGCGGCGCGCGCATGCAGGAAAGCCTGCTTTCGCTCATGCAAATGGCAAAGACCACGGCCATGCTCACGAAGCTGGCCAACGCCAAGCTGCCGTTCATCTCCGTGCTGACCGACCCGACGATGGGCGGTGTGTCGGCCAGCTTTGCCTTCCTGGGCGACGTGGTGATCGCGGAACCCAAGGCGCTGATCGGCTTTGCCGGCCCGCGCGTGATCGAACAGACGGTGCGCGAGAAGCTGCCGGAAGGTTTCCAGCGCTCGGAGTTTCTGTTGCAAAAGGGCGCCATCGACATGATCGTCGACCGTCGCAAGCTGCGCGAGGAGATCGCTCGCCTGATCGCGCTGATGCAGTGCCAGCCGGCGGACGCCGTCGCCTGA